One genomic segment of Nitrospinaceae bacterium includes these proteins:
- a CDS encoding cupin domain-containing protein, giving the protein MGFIKWGDIVRTEGTVGKRKGKMRRVFCTDAMTIVRSEVEAGSKLIENPHRHPEEQVMFMLEGKLRLRIGDEEGWVEPGEMAFFPPNVYHGGVEIGPEGAVYLQIFSPGKVDYLPGFFGATKTEFKNS; this is encoded by the coding sequence ATGGGATTCATTAAATGGGGTGATATCGTTCGCACCGAAGGTACTGTCGGCAAAAGAAAAGGAAAAATGCGCCGTGTGTTTTGCACGGATGCGATGACAATTGTGCGAAGCGAGGTGGAGGCGGGTAGTAAGTTGATCGAGAATCCGCACCGGCATCCCGAAGAGCAGGTTATGTTCATGCTGGAGGGGAAGCTTCGTCTTCGGATAGGTGATGAAGAGGGTTGGGTCGAGCCGGGGGAAATGGCTTTTTTCCCGCCGAACGTCTACCACGGCGGCGTTGAAATCGGCCCCGAGGGTGCGGTCTATTTGCAGATTTTTTCCCCAGGGAAAGTGGATTACCTCCCTGGCTTTTTTGGTGCCACAAAGACAGAGTTCAAAAATTCTTAA